Proteins encoded within one genomic window of Macaca fascicularis isolate 582-1 chromosome 16, T2T-MFA8v1.1:
- the CCR10 gene encoding C-C chemokine receptor type 10, which translates to MGTEATEQVSWGHYSGDEEEAYSAEPLPELCYKADVQAFSRAFQPSVSLTVAALGLAGNGLVLATHLAARRAARSPTSAHLLQLALADLLLALTLPFAAAGALQGWSLGSATCRTISGLYSASFHAGFLFLACISADRYVAIARALPAGPRPSTPGRAHLVSVIVWLLSLLLALPALLFSRDGQREGQRRCRLIFPEGLTQTVKGASAVAQVALGFALPLGVMVACYALLGRTLLAARGPERRRALRVVVALVAAFVVLQLPYSLALLLDTADLLAARERSCPASKRKDVALLVTSGLALARCGLNPVLYAFLGLRFRQDLRRLLRGGGCPSGPHRRRGCPRRPRLSSCSAPTETHSLSWDN; encoded by the exons ATGGGAACGGAGGCCACAGAgcag GTCTCCTGGGGCCATTACTCTGGGGATGAAGAGGAGGCATACTCGGCTGAGCCGCTGCCAGAGCTTTGCTACAAGGCCGATGTCCAGGCCTTCAGCCGGGCCTTCCAACCCAGTGTCTCCCTGACCGTGGCTGCGCTGGGTCTGGCCGGCAATGGCCTGGTCCTGGCCACCCACCTAGCAGCCCGGCGTGCAGCGCGCTCGCCCACCTCCGCCCACCTGCTCCAGCTGGCCCTGGCCGACCTCTTGCTGGCCCTGACTCTGCCCTTCGCGGCAGCAGGGGCTCTTCAGggctggagtctgggaagtgCCACCTGCCGCACCATCTCTGGCCTCTACTCGGCCTCCTTCCACGCCGGCTTCCTCTTCCTGGCCTGTATCAGCGCCGACCGCTACGTGGCCATAGCGCGAGCGCTCCCAGCAGGGCCGCGGCCCTCCACTCCCGGCCGCGCACACTTGGTCTCTGTCATTGTGTGGCTGCTGTCGCTGCTCCTGGCGCTGCCTGCGCTCCTCTTCAGCCGGGACGGGCAGCGGGAAGGCCAACGACGCTGTCGTCTCATTTTCCCCGAGGGCCTCACGCAGACGGTGAAGGGGGCGAGCGCCGTGGCGCAGGTGGCCCTGGGCTTCGCGCTGCCGCTGGGCGTCATGGTAGCCTGCTACGCGCTCCTGGGCCGCACGCTGCTGGCCGCCAGGGGGCCCGAGCGCCGGCGTGCGCTGCGCGTCGTGGTGGCTCTGGTGGCGGCCTTCGTGGTGCTGCAGCTGCCCTACAGCCTCGCCCTGCTGCTGGATACGGCCGATCTACTGGCTGCGCGCGAGCGGAGCTGCCCTGCCAGCAAACGCAAGGATGTCGCACTGCTGGTGACCAGCGGCTTGGCCCTCGCCCGCTGCGGCCTCAATCCAGTGCTCTACGCCTTCCTGGGTCTGCGCTTCCGCCAGGACCTGCGGAGGCTGCTACGGGGTGGGGGATGCCCCTCAGGGCCTCATCGCCGCCGCGGCTGCCCCCGCCGGCCCCGCCTTTCTTCCTGCTCAGCTCCCACGGAGACCCACAGTCTCTCCTGGGACAACTAG
- the CNTNAP1 gene encoding contactin-associated protein 1 isoform X1, with translation MMRLRLFCILLAAVSEAEGWGYYGCDEELVGPLYARSLGASSYYSLLTAPRFARLHGISGWSPRIGDPNPWLQIDLMKKHRIRAVATQGSFNSWDWVTRYMLLYGDRVDSWTPFYQRGHNSTFFGNVNESALVRHDLHYHFTARYIRIVPLAWNPRGKIGLRLGLYGCPYKSDILYFDGDDAISYRFPRGVSRSLWDVFAFSFKTEEKDGLLLHAEGAQGDYVTIELEGAHLLLHMSLGSSPIQPRPGHTTVSAGGVLNDQHWHYVRVDRFGRDVNFTLDGYVQRFILNGDFERLNLDTEMFIGGLVGAARKNLAYRHNFRGCIENVIFNRVNIADLAVRRHSRITFEGKVAFRCLDPVPHPINFGGPHNFVQVPGFPRRGRLAVSFRFRTWDLTGLLLFSRLGDGLGHVELTLSEGQVNVSIAQSGRKKLQFAAGYRLNDGFWHEVNFVAQENHAVISIDDVEGAEVRVSYPLLIRTGTSYFFGGCPKPASRWDCHSNQTAFHGCMELLKVDGQLVNLTLVEFRRLGFYAEVLFDTCGITDRCSPNMCEHDGRCYQSWDDFICYCELTGYKGETCHTPLYKESCEAYRLSGKTSGNFTIDPDGSGPLKPFVVYCDIRENRAWTVVRHDRLWTTRVTGSSMERPFLGAIQYWNASWEEVSALANASQHCEQWIEFSCYNSRLLNTAGGYPYSFWIGRNEEQHFYWGGSQPGIQRCACGLDRSCVDPALYCNCDADQPQWRTDKGLLTFVDHLPVTQVVIGDTNRSTSEAQFFLRPLRCYGDRNSWNTISFHTGAALRFPPIRANHSLDVSFYFRTSAPSGVFLENMGGPYCQWRRPYVRVELNTSRDVVFAFDVGNGDENLTVHSDDFEFNDDEWHLVRAEINVKQARLRVDHRPWVLRPMPLQTYIWMEYDQPLYVGSAELKRRPFVGCLRAMRLNGVTLNLEGRANASEGTSPNCTGHCAHPRLPCFHGGRCVERYSYYTCDCDLTAFDGPYCNHDIGGFFEPGTWMRYNLQSALRSAAREFSHMLSRPVPGYEPGYIPGYDTPGYVPGYHGPGYRLPDYPRPGRPVPGYRGPVYNVTGEEVSFSFSTSSAPAVLLYVSSFVRDYMAVLIKDDGTLQLRYQLGTSPYVYQLTTRPVTDGQPHSVNITRVYRNLFIQVDYFPLTEQKFSLLVDSQLDSPKALYLGRVMETGVIDPEIQRYNTPGFSGCLSGVRFNNVAPLKTHFRTPRPMTAELAEALRVQGELSESNCGAMPRLVSEVPPELDPWYLPPDFPYYHDEGWVAILLGFLVAFLLLGLVGMLVLFYLQNHRYKGSYHTNEPKAAHEYHPGSKPPLPTSGPAQAPTPTPAPTQAPASAPAPAPAPAPAPGPRDQNLPQILEESRSE, from the exons ATGATGCGTCTCCGGCTCTTCTGCATCCTGCTCGCCGCGGTCTCAGAAGCCGAGGGCTGGGGCTACT ACGGCTGCGACGAGGAGCTGGTGGGTCCCCTCTATGCACGCTCCCTGGGCGCCTCCTCCTACTACAGTCTCCTTACGGCCCCGCGATTCGCCAGGCTGCACG GCATAAGCGGGTGGTCACCACGGATTGGGGATCCGAATCCCTGGCTCCAGATAGACTTAATGAAGAAGCACCGGATCCGGGCCGTGGCGACACAAGGCTCCTTTAATTCTTGGGACTGGGTCACACGTTACATGCTGCTCTATGGCGACCGAGTGGACAGCTGGACACCGTTCTACCAGCGAGGGCACAACTCG acCTTCTTTGGTAACGTGAACGAGTCTGCGTTGGTGCGCCATGACCTGCACTACCACTTCACCGCGCGCTACATCCGCATCGTGCCCCTGGCGTGGAACCCACGCGGCAAGATCGGCTTGAGGCTCGGCCTCTACGGCTGCCCATACA AGTCCGACATACTCTATTTCGACGGTGACGATGCCATCTCATACCGCTTCCCACGAGGGGTCAGCCGAAGCCTGTGGGACGTGTTCGCCTTCAGCTTCAAGACCGAGGAGAAGGACGGGCTTCTGCTGCACGCCGAGGGCGCCCAGGGCGACTACGTGACGATCGAGCTGGAGGGGGCACACCTGCTGCTGCACATGAGCCTGG GCAGCAGTCCCATCCAGCCAAGACCAGGTCACACCACCGTGAGCGCTGGCGGAGTCCTCAATGACCAGCACTGGCACTACGTGCGGGTGGACCGATTTGGCCGCGACGTAAATTTCACCCTGGACGGCTATGTGCAGCGCTTTATTCTCAATGGAGACTTCGAGAGGCTGAACCTGGACACTGAG ATGTTCATCGGAGGACTGGTGGGCGCCGCGCGGAAGAATCTAGCCTATCGGCATAACTTCCGCGGCTGCATAGAAAACGTAATCTTCAATCGCGTCAACATCGCAGACCTGGCTGTGCGGCGCCATTCCCGGATCACCTTCGAG GGTAAGGTGGCGTTTCGTTGCCTGGACCCGGTACCGCACCCTATCAACTTCGGAGGCCCTCACAACTTCGTTCAAGTGCCCGGTTTCCCACGCCGCGGCCGTCTGGCAGTCTCATTTCGCTTCCGCACCTGGGACCTCACCGGGCTTCTCCTTTTCTCTCGTCTGGGGGACGGGCTGGGCCACGTGGAGCTGACACTCAGCGAAGGGCAGGTCAACGTGTCCATCGCGCAGAGCGGCCGAAAGAAGCTTCAGTTCGCTGCTG GGTACCGACTGAACGATGGCTTTTGGCACGAGGTGAATTTTGTGGCACAGGAAAACCATGCAGTCATCAGCATTGATGATGTGGAGGGGGCAGAGGTCAGGGTGTCATACCCACTGCTGATCCGGACAGGGACCTCATATTTCTTTGGGG GTTGTCCCAAGCCAGCCAGTCGATGGGACTGCCACTCCAACCAGACGGCATTCCATGGCTGCATGGAGCTGCTCAAGGTGGATGGTCAGCTGGTCAACCTGACTCTGGTGGAGTTCCGGCGGCTTGGATTCTATGCTGAGGTCCTTTTTGATACATGTGGCATCACTGATAG GTGCAGCCCTAACATGTGTGAGCATGATGGACGCTGCTACCAGTCTTGGGATGACTTCATCTGCTACTGCGAACTCACGGGCTATAAGGGAGAGACCTGCCACACAC CTTTGTATAAGGAATCCTGTGAGGCTTATCGGCTCAGTGGGAAAACTTCTGGAAACTTCACTATTGATCCTGATGGCAGTGGCCCCCTGAAGCCATTTGTAGTGTACTGTGATATCCGAG AGAACCGAGCGTGGACAGTTGTGCGACATGACAGACTGTGGACAACTCGAGTGACAGGTTCCAGCATGGAGCGGCCATTCCTGGGGGCTATCCAGTACTGGAATGCATCCTGGGAGGAAGTCAGTGCCCTTGCCAATGCTTCCCAGCATTGTGAACAGTGGATCGAGTTCTCCTGCTACAATTCCCGGCTGCTCAACACTGCAG GAGGCTACCCCTACAGCTTTTGGATTGGCCGAAATGAGGAGCAGCACTTCTACTGGGGAGGCTCCCAGCCTGGGATCCAGCGCTGTGCCTGTGGTCTGGACCGGAGCTGTGTGGACCCTGCCTTGTACTGCAACTGTGATGCCGACCAGCCCCAGTG GAGAACTGACAAGGGACTGCTGACCTTTGTGGACCATCTGCCTGTCACTCAGGTGGTGATAGGGGATACGAACCGCTCCACTTCCGAGGCCCAGTTCTTCCTGAGGCCTTTGCGCTGTTATGGCGATC GAAATTCCTGGAACACCATTTCCTTCCACACTGGGGCTGCACTACGCTTCCCCCCAATCCGTGCCAACCACAGCCTGGATGTCTCCTTCTACTTCAGGACCTCTGCTCCCTCGGGAGTCTTCCTAGAGAATATGGGGGGCCCTTACTGCCAGTGGCGCCGACCTTATGTGCGGGTGGAACTCAACA CATCCCGGGATGTGGTCTTCGCCTTTGATGTGGGGAATGGGGATGAGAATCTCACAGTACACTCAGACGACTTTGAGTTCAACGATGACGAGTGGCACCTGGTCCGGGCTGAAATCAACGTGAAGCAGGCCCGGCTCCGAGTGGATCACCGGCCCTGGGTTCTGCGGCCTATGCCACTGCAGACCTACATCTGGATGGAGTATGACCAGCCCCTCTATGTGG GATCTGCAGAGCTTAAGAGACGCCCCTTTGTGGGTTGCTTGAGGGCCATGCGTCTGAATGGAGTGACTCTGAACCTGGAGGGCCGTGCCAATGCCTCTGAGGGAACCTCACCCAACTGTacaggccactgtgcccaccccCGGCTCCCCTGTTTCCATGGAGGCCGCTGCGTGGAGCGCTATAGCTACTACACATGTGACTGTGACCTCACGGCTTTTGATGGGCCATACTGCAACCACG ATATTGGTGGTTTCTTTGAGCCGGGCACCTGGATGCGCTACAACCTACAGTCAGCGCTGCGCTCTGCAGCCAGGGAGTTCTCCCACATGCTGAGCCGGCCGGTGCCAGGCTATGAGCCTGGCTACATCCCGGGCTATGATACTCCGGGCTATGTGCCTGGCTACCATGGCCCCGGGTACCGCCTGCCTGACTACCCCCGGCCTGGTCGGCCTGTGCCCGGTTACCGTGGGCCTGTCTACAATGTTACGGGAGAGGAAGTCTCCTTCAGCTTCAGCACCAGCTCTGCCCCCGCTGTCCTGCTCTACGTCAGTTCCTTTGTTCGTGACTACATGGCTGTGCTCATCAAGGATGATG GGACCCTTCAGCTACGCTATCAGCTGGGCACCAGCCCCTACGTGTACCAGCTAACCACCCGCCCAGTGACCGACGGCCAGCCCCACAGTGTCAACATCACCCGTGTTTACCGGAACCTCTTCATCCAG gtggaCTACTTCCCACTGACAGAGCAGAAGTTCTCGCTGTTGGTGGACAGCCAGTTGGACTCACCCAAGGCCTTGTATCTAGGGCGTGTGATGG AGACAGGAGTCATTGACCCGGAGATCCAGCGCTACAACACCCCAGGTTTCTCGGGCTGCCTGTCTGGTGTTCGATTCAACAATGTGGCTCCCCTTAAGACCCACTTCCGAACCCCTCGACCCATGACTGCTGAGCTAGCTGAAGCCCTTCGAGTTCAGGGAGAACTGTCCGAATCTAATTGCGGAGCTATGCCACGTCTTGTTTCAGAGGTGCCACCTGAGCTTGATCCCTGGTATCTGCCCCCAG ACTTCCCGTACTACCATGATGAAGGATGGGTTGCCATACTTTTAGGCT ttttgGTGGCCTTTCTGCTGCTGGGGCTGGTGGGAATGTTGGTGCTCTTCTATCTGCAAAATCATCGCTACAAGGGCTCCTACCATACCAACGAGCCCAAAGCTGCCCACGAGTACCATCCTGGCAGCAAACCTCCCCTACCCACTTCAGGCCCTGCCCAGGCGCCCACCCCTACACcagctcccacccaggctccagcctcagccccagccccagccccagccccagccccagcccctggcccTCGGGATCAGAACCTACCCCAGATCCTGGAGGAGTCCAGGTCTGAATAA
- the CNTNAP1 gene encoding contactin-associated protein 1 isoform X2, producing MCEHDGRCYQSWDDFICYCELTGYKGETCHTPLYKESCEAYRLSGKTSGNFTIDPDGSGPLKPFVVYCDIRENRAWTVVRHDRLWTTRVTGSSMERPFLGAIQYWNASWEEVSALANASQHCEQWIEFSCYNSRLLNTAGGYPYSFWIGRNEEQHFYWGGSQPGIQRCACGLDRSCVDPALYCNCDADQPQWRTDKGLLTFVDHLPVTQVVIGDTNRSTSEAQFFLRPLRCYGDRNSWNTISFHTGAALRFPPIRANHSLDVSFYFRTSAPSGVFLENMGGPYCQWRRPYVRVELNTSRDVVFAFDVGNGDENLTVHSDDFEFNDDEWHLVRAEINVKQARLRVDHRPWVLRPMPLQTYIWMEYDQPLYVGSAELKRRPFVGCLRAMRLNGVTLNLEGRANASEGTSPNCTGHCAHPRLPCFHGGRCVERYSYYTCDCDLTAFDGPYCNHDIGGFFEPGTWMRYNLQSALRSAAREFSHMLSRPVPGYEPGYIPGYDTPGYVPGYHGPGYRLPDYPRPGRPVPGYRGPVYNVTGEEVSFSFSTSSAPAVLLYVSSFVRDYMAVLIKDDGTLQLRYQLGTSPYVYQLTTRPVTDGQPHSVNITRVYRNLFIQVDYFPLTEQKFSLLVDSQLDSPKALYLGRVMETGVIDPEIQRYNTPGFSGCLSGVRFNNVAPLKTHFRTPRPMTAELAEALRVQGELSESNCGAMPRLVSEVPPELDPWYLPPDFPYYHDEGWVAILLGFLVAFLLLGLVGMLVLFYLQNHRYKGSYHTNEPKAAHEYHPGSKPPLPTSGPAQAPTPTPAPTQAPASAPAPAPAPAPAPGPRDQNLPQILEESRSE from the exons ATGTGTGAGCATGATGGACGCTGCTACCAGTCTTGGGATGACTTCATCTGCTACTGCGAACTCACGGGCTATAAGGGAGAGACCTGCCACACAC CTTTGTATAAGGAATCCTGTGAGGCTTATCGGCTCAGTGGGAAAACTTCTGGAAACTTCACTATTGATCCTGATGGCAGTGGCCCCCTGAAGCCATTTGTAGTGTACTGTGATATCCGAG AGAACCGAGCGTGGACAGTTGTGCGACATGACAGACTGTGGACAACTCGAGTGACAGGTTCCAGCATGGAGCGGCCATTCCTGGGGGCTATCCAGTACTGGAATGCATCCTGGGAGGAAGTCAGTGCCCTTGCCAATGCTTCCCAGCATTGTGAACAGTGGATCGAGTTCTCCTGCTACAATTCCCGGCTGCTCAACACTGCAG GAGGCTACCCCTACAGCTTTTGGATTGGCCGAAATGAGGAGCAGCACTTCTACTGGGGAGGCTCCCAGCCTGGGATCCAGCGCTGTGCCTGTGGTCTGGACCGGAGCTGTGTGGACCCTGCCTTGTACTGCAACTGTGATGCCGACCAGCCCCAGTG GAGAACTGACAAGGGACTGCTGACCTTTGTGGACCATCTGCCTGTCACTCAGGTGGTGATAGGGGATACGAACCGCTCCACTTCCGAGGCCCAGTTCTTCCTGAGGCCTTTGCGCTGTTATGGCGATC GAAATTCCTGGAACACCATTTCCTTCCACACTGGGGCTGCACTACGCTTCCCCCCAATCCGTGCCAACCACAGCCTGGATGTCTCCTTCTACTTCAGGACCTCTGCTCCCTCGGGAGTCTTCCTAGAGAATATGGGGGGCCCTTACTGCCAGTGGCGCCGACCTTATGTGCGGGTGGAACTCAACA CATCCCGGGATGTGGTCTTCGCCTTTGATGTGGGGAATGGGGATGAGAATCTCACAGTACACTCAGACGACTTTGAGTTCAACGATGACGAGTGGCACCTGGTCCGGGCTGAAATCAACGTGAAGCAGGCCCGGCTCCGAGTGGATCACCGGCCCTGGGTTCTGCGGCCTATGCCACTGCAGACCTACATCTGGATGGAGTATGACCAGCCCCTCTATGTGG GATCTGCAGAGCTTAAGAGACGCCCCTTTGTGGGTTGCTTGAGGGCCATGCGTCTGAATGGAGTGACTCTGAACCTGGAGGGCCGTGCCAATGCCTCTGAGGGAACCTCACCCAACTGTacaggccactgtgcccaccccCGGCTCCCCTGTTTCCATGGAGGCCGCTGCGTGGAGCGCTATAGCTACTACACATGTGACTGTGACCTCACGGCTTTTGATGGGCCATACTGCAACCACG ATATTGGTGGTTTCTTTGAGCCGGGCACCTGGATGCGCTACAACCTACAGTCAGCGCTGCGCTCTGCAGCCAGGGAGTTCTCCCACATGCTGAGCCGGCCGGTGCCAGGCTATGAGCCTGGCTACATCCCGGGCTATGATACTCCGGGCTATGTGCCTGGCTACCATGGCCCCGGGTACCGCCTGCCTGACTACCCCCGGCCTGGTCGGCCTGTGCCCGGTTACCGTGGGCCTGTCTACAATGTTACGGGAGAGGAAGTCTCCTTCAGCTTCAGCACCAGCTCTGCCCCCGCTGTCCTGCTCTACGTCAGTTCCTTTGTTCGTGACTACATGGCTGTGCTCATCAAGGATGATG GGACCCTTCAGCTACGCTATCAGCTGGGCACCAGCCCCTACGTGTACCAGCTAACCACCCGCCCAGTGACCGACGGCCAGCCCCACAGTGTCAACATCACCCGTGTTTACCGGAACCTCTTCATCCAG gtggaCTACTTCCCACTGACAGAGCAGAAGTTCTCGCTGTTGGTGGACAGCCAGTTGGACTCACCCAAGGCCTTGTATCTAGGGCGTGTGATGG AGACAGGAGTCATTGACCCGGAGATCCAGCGCTACAACACCCCAGGTTTCTCGGGCTGCCTGTCTGGTGTTCGATTCAACAATGTGGCTCCCCTTAAGACCCACTTCCGAACCCCTCGACCCATGACTGCTGAGCTAGCTGAAGCCCTTCGAGTTCAGGGAGAACTGTCCGAATCTAATTGCGGAGCTATGCCACGTCTTGTTTCAGAGGTGCCACCTGAGCTTGATCCCTGGTATCTGCCCCCAG ACTTCCCGTACTACCATGATGAAGGATGGGTTGCCATACTTTTAGGCT ttttgGTGGCCTTTCTGCTGCTGGGGCTGGTGGGAATGTTGGTGCTCTTCTATCTGCAAAATCATCGCTACAAGGGCTCCTACCATACCAACGAGCCCAAAGCTGCCCACGAGTACCATCCTGGCAGCAAACCTCCCCTACCCACTTCAGGCCCTGCCCAGGCGCCCACCCCTACACcagctcccacccaggctccagcctcagccccagccccagccccagccccagccccagcccctggcccTCGGGATCAGAACCTACCCCAGATCCTGGAGGAGTCCAGGTCTGAATAA